Proteins found in one Neomonachus schauinslandi chromosome 1, ASM220157v2, whole genome shotgun sequence genomic segment:
- the LOC110570038 gene encoding keratin-associated protein 11-1 — protein sequence MSYNCSTRNCSSRPIGGHCTVPVAPAATASSHDADCLSGIYLPSSFQTGSWLLDHCQGSTCESTVCQPTSYQSNPCVSSPGQVTCSRQTTCVSNPCSTTYSQPLTFVSSGCQPLGGISTVCQPMGGISTRCQPVGGMSTLYQPACGVSRTYQRSCTSSMSSCRRTC from the coding sequence ATGTCCTACAACTGTTCTACAAGGAACTGTTCTTCCAGGCCAATTGGAGGACACTGCACTGTCCCCGTGGCTCCAGCTGCCACAGCTTCTTCCCACGATGCCGACTGCCTGAGTGGCATCTATTTGCCCAGTTCCTTCCAgactggctcctggctcctggacCACTGCCAGGGGTCCACCTGTGAGTCCACTGTTTGCCAGCCAACCTCTTACCAGTCAAATCCCTGCGTCTCTAGCCCTGGACAGGTGACCTGCTCTCGGCAAACCACCTGTGTCTCCAATCCCTGCTCAACTACCTACAGCCAGCCACTCACCTTTGTCTCTAGTGGCTGTCAGCCCTTGGGTGGCATCTCTACTGTGTGCCAACCGATGGGAGGAATCTCCACCAGGTGCCAACCGGTGGGGGGAATGTCCACTCTCTACCAACCAGCCTGCGGGGTCTCCAGGACGTACCAGAGGTCCTGCACGTCCAGCATGTCCAGCTGTCGAAGAACTTGCTAA